One Saccharopolyspora erythraea NRRL 2338 genomic region harbors:
- a CDS encoding DUF349 domain-containing protein, with protein sequence MTHQDTTPETAANKAADSTTGKAGTAGTAPAVPAASADPSKWGRVDTDGTVYVRTPDGERAVGSWQAGDAAEGLAHYARKFDDMLTEVELLETRLGTHAGEPKHTLTSARHLRDGLAEAAVVGDLDALAARVDHVVASAERAVEHAKVEKEQARADAVARKEALVVEAEQIGAEATHWKSAGDRLRAILDEWKTVRGVDRKTDEQLWRRFSKARDAFNRRRGSHFADLDRQRAAAKSRKQELVDEAESLTESTDWGPTASRYKQLMADWKAAGRAPRETDEALWQRFRAAQDRFFARRSEAFNERDAEFAEHAKLKEELLAEAEQIDPSADLKAAQNQLHRIQERWDEIGKVPRERMRELEGRLRAVADKVRSASDAQWRRTDPEAQARVDQFRDRVEQFEAQASKARAAGDERRAKKADEQAQQWREWLSAAEQALADR encoded by the coding sequence ATGACGCACCAGGACACGACCCCGGAGACCGCCGCCAACAAGGCTGCGGACTCGACCACCGGCAAGGCCGGTACAGCCGGCACCGCGCCCGCAGTGCCTGCCGCGTCCGCCGATCCCTCGAAGTGGGGCCGGGTGGACACCGACGGCACGGTGTACGTCCGCACCCCCGACGGCGAACGCGCCGTGGGTTCGTGGCAGGCCGGTGACGCGGCGGAGGGGCTGGCGCACTACGCGCGCAAGTTCGACGACATGCTCACCGAGGTGGAGCTGCTGGAGACCCGCCTGGGCACCCACGCCGGGGAGCCCAAGCACACCCTGACCAGCGCCCGCCACCTGCGCGATGGCCTGGCCGAGGCCGCCGTCGTCGGCGACCTCGATGCACTGGCCGCGCGGGTCGACCACGTCGTGGCCAGCGCCGAGCGGGCCGTCGAGCACGCCAAGGTGGAGAAGGAGCAGGCCAGGGCCGACGCCGTCGCGCGCAAGGAGGCGCTGGTCGTCGAGGCCGAGCAGATCGGCGCCGAGGCCACCCACTGGAAGAGCGCGGGCGACCGGCTGCGCGCCATCCTCGATGAGTGGAAGACCGTCCGCGGCGTCGACCGCAAGACCGACGAGCAGCTGTGGCGGCGCTTCTCCAAGGCCCGGGACGCCTTCAACCGCAGGCGCGGTTCGCACTTCGCCGACCTCGACCGCCAGCGGGCCGCGGCCAAGTCCCGCAAGCAGGAGCTGGTCGACGAGGCCGAGTCGCTGACCGAGTCCACCGACTGGGGTCCGACGGCCAGCCGCTACAAGCAGCTCATGGCCGACTGGAAGGCGGCGGGCCGGGCGCCGCGCGAGACCGACGAGGCGCTGTGGCAGCGCTTCCGCGCCGCGCAGGACCGGTTCTTCGCCCGCCGCTCCGAGGCGTTCAACGAGCGCGACGCCGAGTTCGCCGAGCACGCCAAGCTCAAGGAGGAGCTGCTGGCCGAGGCCGAGCAGATCGACCCGTCCGCCGATCTCAAGGCGGCGCAGAACCAGCTGCACCGCATCCAGGAGCGGTGGGACGAGATCGGCAAGGTGCCCCGCGAGCGGATGCGCGAGCTGGAGGGCAGGCTGCGGGCGGTGGCCGACAAGGTCAGGTCCGCCTCCGACGCCCAGTGGCGCCGCACCGACCCGGAGGCCCAGGCCAGGGTCGACCAGTTCCGCGACCGGGTCGAGCAGTTCGAGGCGCAGGCCAGCAAGGCCCGCGCGGCCGGTGACGAGCGGCGCGCGAAGAAGGCCGACGAGCAGGCCCAGCAGTGGCGGGAGTGGCTGTCGGCCGCGGAGCAGGCGCTGGCCGACCGCTGA
- the miaA gene encoding tRNA (adenosine(37)-N6)-dimethylallyltransferase MiaA: protein MSTVSSSRGSAPRLLAIVGPTGTGKSELAVDLAEELGGEVVNADAMQLYKGMDIGTAKLTTAERRGVPHHLLDVLDVTETASVAAYQRHARHAVEELLEAGRTPLLVGGSGLYVQAVLDDLAFPGTDEQVRARWEEELHLHGAAVLHRRLRELDPVAADAILPTNGRRLVRALEVIEITGRPFSAHLPKPGPPRYGAVLVGLDREVAELDDRIDLRVTRMFDNGLVEEVRELEKQGLRRGRTASRALGYQQVLAELDGAGDMAAAAAETAKLHRRFVRRQRSWFRRDKRIHWFDAARPGLAGDVRALLDT, encoded by the coding sequence GTGTCCACAGTGTCCTCATCCCGAGGGTCCGCGCCGCGCCTGCTGGCGATCGTCGGGCCCACCGGCACCGGCAAGTCGGAGCTGGCCGTCGACCTCGCCGAGGAGCTCGGCGGCGAGGTGGTCAACGCCGACGCCATGCAGCTCTACAAGGGCATGGACATCGGGACCGCCAAGCTGACGACCGCCGAGCGGCGCGGCGTCCCGCACCACCTCCTCGACGTCCTCGACGTGACCGAGACCGCCTCGGTGGCCGCCTACCAGCGCCACGCCCGCCACGCCGTCGAGGAGCTGCTGGAAGCGGGCCGCACGCCGCTGCTCGTCGGAGGCTCCGGTCTCTACGTCCAGGCCGTGCTGGACGACCTCGCCTTCCCCGGCACCGACGAACAGGTCCGGGCGCGCTGGGAGGAAGAGCTGCACCTGCACGGCGCGGCCGTCCTGCACCGGCGCCTGCGGGAGCTGGACCCGGTGGCCGCCGACGCGATCCTGCCCACCAACGGCAGGCGCCTGGTCCGCGCGCTCGAGGTCATCGAGATCACCGGCAGGCCGTTCTCCGCGCACCTGCCCAAGCCCGGCCCGCCCCGCTACGGCGCGGTGCTGGTCGGGCTGGACCGGGAGGTCGCCGAGCTGGACGACCGCATCGACCTGCGGGTGACGCGGATGTTCGACAACGGCCTGGTCGAGGAGGTCCGCGAGCTGGAGAAGCAGGGCCTGCGGCGCGGCCGGACCGCCTCCCGCGCCCTCGGCTACCAGCAGGTGCTCGCCGAGCTCGACGGTGCGGGCGACATGGCCGCCGCCGCGGCCGAGACCGCGAAGCTGCACCGCAGGTTCGTCCGGCGTCAGCGCTCGTGGTTCCGGCGGGACAAGCGCATCCACTGGTTCGACGCCGCCCGGCCGGGCCTGGCAGGCGACGTGCGGGCGCTGCTGGATACGTAG
- the dapF gene encoding diaminopimelate epimerase gives MRYSDGAQFGEGPLFLKGHGTENDFVILPDPDGELKLTDSRVQALCDRRRGLGADGVLRVVRTAALEDAPDSVPGDVWFMDYRNADGSVAEMCGNGVRVFANYLVHAGLAEPGEIPVGTRAGVRPVVTRADGRVTVDMGPAALFGRSRTAVGKENFPGVAVDLGNPHLACVTEADLDGLDLSSQPPFDPQVFPKGVNIEFVQRTGPGRVRMRVYERGVGETRSCGTGTVAATVAALDADGATTGHRIVDVPGGTVEVEVTEQTSTLTGPAVLVAAGRLDALWWELA, from the coding sequence GTGCGTTACTCCGATGGGGCCCAGTTCGGCGAGGGACCGCTGTTCCTCAAGGGCCACGGCACCGAGAACGACTTCGTCATCCTGCCCGACCCCGACGGCGAGCTGAAGCTCACCGACTCCCGGGTGCAGGCCCTGTGCGACCGCAGGCGCGGGCTCGGCGCCGACGGCGTGCTGCGCGTCGTGCGCACCGCGGCCCTGGAGGACGCGCCGGACTCCGTCCCGGGCGACGTGTGGTTCATGGACTACCGCAACGCCGACGGGTCGGTCGCCGAGATGTGCGGCAACGGCGTCCGGGTCTTCGCCAACTACCTGGTCCACGCGGGGCTGGCCGAACCGGGGGAGATCCCGGTCGGCACCCGGGCAGGTGTGCGGCCGGTCGTGACGCGCGCCGACGGCCGGGTGACCGTGGACATGGGACCCGCCGCCCTGTTCGGCCGGTCGCGCACCGCGGTCGGCAAGGAGAACTTCCCCGGCGTCGCCGTCGACCTCGGCAACCCGCACCTGGCCTGCGTGACCGAAGCGGACCTCGACGGCCTCGACCTGTCGTCGCAGCCGCCGTTCGACCCGCAGGTGTTCCCCAAAGGGGTGAACATCGAGTTCGTGCAGCGCACCGGGCCCGGCCGGGTGCGGATGCGCGTGTACGAGCGGGGCGTCGGCGAGACCCGCTCCTGCGGCACCGGGACCGTCGCCGCCACCGTCGCCGCGCTGGACGCCGACGGTGCCACCACGGGGCACCGGATCGTCGACGTGCCTGGTGGGACGGTCGAGGTGGAAGTGACCGAGCAGACCTCCACCCTCACCGGACCGGCCGTGCTCGTGGCCGCGGGCCGGCTCGACGCGCTGTGGTGGGAACTGGCGTGA
- the hflX gene encoding GTPase HflX — translation MELADRNSLRRVSGLSTELADITEVEYRRLRLERVVLVGVWTEGDAQHAEDSLAELGRLAETAGSEVLEGLVQRRDRPDPSTYVGSGKVRELREVVVATGADTVICDGELSPGQLRQLEDKLKVKVIDRTALILDIFAQHASSKEGKAQVELAQLQYLLPRLRGWGEAMSRQAGGRAGGASGGVGTRGPGETKLETDRRRIHKRISKLRKEIAAMRTVRGTKRGRREANAVPGVAIAGYTNAGKSSLLNALTGAGVLVEDALFATLDPTTRRADTPDGRPHTLTDTVGFVRHLPHQLVEAFRSTLEEVTGADLLVHVVDGAEQAPHEQVAAVREVLTEIAEDHGAPVPPELLVVNKIDSVAPTRMAELRRLLPGAVFVSAHSGEGVEALREIIADRLPRPEVFVDALVPYTRGELVARVHSEGELVDEEHTAEGTRLRAKVRSDLASALKPFVGAG, via the coding sequence ATGGAGCTCGCCGACCGCAACTCGTTGCGGCGGGTGTCCGGCCTGTCCACCGAGCTCGCCGACATCACCGAGGTCGAGTACCGGCGGCTGCGCCTGGAGCGGGTCGTCCTGGTCGGTGTGTGGACCGAGGGCGACGCCCAGCACGCCGAGGACTCGCTGGCCGAGCTCGGCAGGCTCGCCGAGACGGCGGGCTCGGAGGTGCTGGAGGGGCTGGTCCAGCGCCGCGATCGCCCCGACCCGTCCACCTACGTCGGCTCGGGCAAGGTCCGCGAGCTGCGCGAGGTCGTGGTCGCCACCGGCGCCGACACCGTCATCTGCGACGGTGAGCTCTCGCCCGGCCAGCTCCGGCAGCTGGAGGACAAGCTCAAGGTCAAGGTCATCGACCGGACGGCGCTGATCCTGGACATCTTCGCCCAGCACGCCAGCTCCAAGGAGGGCAAGGCCCAGGTCGAGCTGGCGCAGCTGCAGTACCTGCTGCCGCGGCTGCGCGGTTGGGGTGAGGCGATGTCCCGGCAGGCCGGTGGCCGTGCCGGCGGCGCGAGCGGCGGTGTCGGAACCCGTGGTCCCGGTGAGACAAAGCTGGAGACCGACCGGCGGCGCATCCACAAGCGCATCAGCAAGCTGCGCAAGGAGATCGCCGCGATGCGCACGGTCCGCGGCACCAAGCGGGGCCGTCGCGAGGCCAACGCCGTGCCCGGCGTGGCCATCGCCGGCTACACCAACGCGGGCAAGTCCAGCCTGCTCAACGCCCTGACCGGTGCGGGCGTGCTGGTCGAGGACGCCCTGTTCGCCACCCTGGACCCGACGACCCGCCGCGCGGACACCCCCGACGGCAGGCCGCACACGCTCACCGACACGGTCGGCTTCGTCCGCCACCTGCCGCACCAGCTGGTCGAGGCGTTCCGCTCGACGCTGGAGGAGGTCACCGGGGCGGACCTGCTGGTCCACGTCGTCGACGGCGCGGAGCAGGCGCCGCACGAGCAGGTCGCGGCGGTCCGCGAGGTGCTCACCGAGATCGCCGAGGACCACGGGGCGCCGGTCCCGCCGGAGCTGCTGGTCGTCAACAAGATCGACTCGGTGGCTCCGACGCGGATGGCCGAGCTGCGCAGGCTGCTGCCCGGCGCGGTGTTCGTCTCCGCGCACAGCGGTGAGGGCGTCGAGGCGCTGCGGGAGATCATCGCCGACCGCCTGCCGCGGCCGGAGGTCTTCGTCGACGCGCTGGTGCCCTACACGCGCGGTGAGCTGGTGGCGCGGGTGCACTCCGAAGGGGAACTGGTCGACGAGGAGCACACCGCCGAGGGCACCCGGCTGCGGGCGAAGGTCCGTTCCGACCTGGCCAGCGCGCTGAAGCCGTTCGTGGGCGCTGGGTGA
- the istB gene encoding IS21-like element helper ATPase IstB: protein MPGKPTTTSSNSRNVASEIAYFARALKAPSLAGAVERLAERARAEDWSHEEFLAACLQREVAARESHGGEGRIRTARFPSRKSLEEFDFDHQRSLKRDTITHLGTLDFIAGKENVVFLGPPGTGKTHLSIGLGIRACQAGHRVSFATAAGWVARLAEASHAGRLQQELVKLGRIPLLIIDEVGYIPFEAEAANLFFQLVSARYERASLIVTSNKPFGRWGEVFGDDVVAAAMIDRLVHHAEVISLKGDSYRLKDRQDLGRVPAATNTND from the coding sequence ATGCCCGGCAAACCCACTACCACCAGCAGCAACAGTCGCAACGTGGCTTCCGAGATCGCCTACTTCGCCCGGGCATTGAAGGCACCGTCGCTGGCCGGGGCGGTCGAGCGGCTGGCTGAACGAGCCCGGGCCGAGGACTGGTCCCACGAGGAGTTCCTGGCGGCCTGCCTGCAACGCGAGGTCGCCGCCCGCGAATCCCACGGCGGCGAGGGCCGCATCCGCACCGCCCGGTTCCCGAGCAGGAAGTCGCTGGAGGAGTTCGATTTCGATCACCAACGCTCCCTCAAACGCGACACGATCACACATCTCGGGACACTGGACTTCATCGCGGGCAAGGAAAACGTGGTCTTCCTCGGGCCTCCCGGCACCGGCAAGACCCACCTGTCGATCGGACTCGGGATCCGGGCCTGCCAGGCCGGACACCGCGTCTCGTTTGCCACCGCCGCCGGGTGGGTAGCCCGGCTCGCCGAGGCCAGCCACGCCGGACGACTCCAGCAGGAACTGGTCAAACTCGGCCGGATCCCGCTACTGATCATCGACGAGGTCGGCTACATCCCGTTCGAAGCCGAAGCCGCGAACCTGTTCTTCCAGCTGGTCTCCGCCCGCTACGAGAGAGCCAGCCTGATCGTCACCAGCAACAAACCCTTCGGCCGCTGGGGCGAGGTCTTCGGCGACGACGTCGTCGCCGCCGCCATGATCGACCGCCTCGTGCACCACGCCGAAGTCATCTCACTGAAAGGAGACAGCTACCGCCTCAAAGACCGCCAAGACCTCGGCCGCGTGCCCGCGGCCACCAACACCAACGACTAA
- a CDS encoding Mu transposase domain-containing protein, with amino-acid sequence MTGSNDYSVHPSAIGHRVEITGDLDTVTVTCQGRLVARHDRCWAVHQSITDPDHATAAARLRHQACRASLRPVDTPVEHRELADYDRALGLDTAATAEGQGVA; translated from the coding sequence TTGACAGGCTCCAACGACTACTCGGTGCACCCGTCGGCGATCGGTCACCGCGTCGAGATCACCGGCGATCTCGACACGGTGACCGTGACCTGCCAGGGCCGCCTGGTCGCCCGGCATGACCGGTGCTGGGCAGTGCACCAGAGCATCACCGATCCCGATCACGCCACCGCCGCGGCCAGGCTGCGTCACCAGGCCTGCCGGGCCAGCCTGCGTCCGGTCGACACACCCGTCGAGCACCGCGAGCTGGCCGACTACGACCGCGCACTCGGCCTCGACACAGCCGCCACCGCCGAGGGCCAAGGGGTGGCGTGA
- a CDS encoding IS256-like element ISSer2 family transposase, giving the protein MGTRDSQQQEGHPFGTAAQPSSARDAVNEMIEAGLLDGVMDTVDRGGLALTGQGGFLPELVKAVLERGLQTEMADHLGYDKGDPAGRGSPNSRNGASGKTISTEVGEVDLEVPRDRAGSFEPRLVPKGSRRAGGLDEIIISLYAGGMTVRDIQHHLQRTYGTELSHETISKITDTVLEEVTAWQSRPLEEIYPIIYLDALVVKVRDGHQVRNRSAHIAVGVDLDGVKHVLGIWIQASEGAKFWAGVCAELRNRGVKDVLIVCCDGLPGLPEAIEATWPSSTVQTCTVHLIRAAMRFVSYQDRKKVAAALKPIYTAPTAQAAETALLEFAESDLGRKYPAAVRTWENAWERFIPFLEFPPEVRKIIYTTNSIESLNYQLRKIIKNRGHFPSDDAVIKLLWLAIRDIEDKRARQRDKQRGLPTHQRNAPARLVEGATVQGWKQALGALALHFPDRLDPYLN; this is encoded by the coding sequence ATGGGCACGCGTGATTCGCAGCAGCAGGAAGGACATCCGTTCGGGACGGCCGCACAGCCCTCGTCAGCGCGGGACGCGGTCAATGAGATGATCGAGGCAGGCCTGCTCGATGGGGTGATGGACACCGTCGACCGGGGCGGGCTGGCGTTGACCGGGCAGGGCGGGTTTTTGCCCGAGCTGGTCAAAGCCGTGCTCGAGCGGGGTTTGCAGACCGAGATGGCCGATCACCTCGGGTATGACAAGGGGGATCCGGCCGGGCGGGGCAGCCCGAACTCCCGCAACGGTGCCAGCGGTAAGACGATCTCGACCGAGGTCGGCGAGGTCGATCTGGAGGTGCCCCGCGACCGGGCGGGCTCGTTCGAGCCGCGGCTGGTGCCCAAGGGGTCGCGGCGGGCCGGCGGCCTGGACGAGATCATCATCTCGCTGTACGCGGGCGGGATGACCGTCCGCGACATCCAGCACCACCTGCAGCGCACCTACGGCACCGAGCTCTCCCACGAGACGATCTCCAAGATCACCGACACGGTGCTCGAGGAGGTCACGGCCTGGCAGTCGAGGCCGCTGGAAGAGATCTACCCGATCATCTACCTGGATGCCCTGGTGGTGAAGGTGCGTGACGGCCACCAGGTCCGCAACCGCTCCGCCCACATCGCCGTCGGTGTCGATCTCGACGGCGTCAAACACGTCCTCGGGATCTGGATCCAGGCCTCCGAAGGGGCGAAGTTCTGGGCCGGGGTGTGTGCCGAGCTGCGCAACCGCGGCGTCAAAGACGTCCTGATCGTCTGCTGCGACGGCCTGCCCGGGTTGCCGGAGGCGATCGAGGCGACCTGGCCGTCCTCGACGGTGCAGACCTGCACGGTGCATCTGATCCGGGCGGCGATGCGGTTCGTCTCGTATCAGGACCGCAAGAAGGTCGCTGCGGCGTTGAAACCGATCTACACCGCGCCCACCGCCCAGGCCGCCGAGACCGCCCTGCTGGAGTTCGCCGAGTCCGACCTCGGCCGCAAGTATCCGGCCGCCGTGCGGACCTGGGAAAACGCGTGGGAACGGTTCATCCCGTTCCTGGAGTTCCCGCCCGAAGTCCGCAAGATCATCTACACCACGAACTCGATCGAGTCACTGAACTACCAACTCCGCAAGATCATCAAAAACCGCGGGCACTTCCCCTCCGACGACGCGGTGATCAAGCTGTTGTGGCTGGCCATCCGCGACATCGAAGACAAACGCGCCCGACAACGCGACAAACAACGCGGACTACCCACCCACCAGCGCAACGCCCCCGCACGCCTGGTCGAAGGCGCCACCGTCCAAGGCTGGAAACAAGCCCTCGGCGCACTCGCCCTGCACTTCCCCGACCGCCTCGACCCCTACCTCAACTGA
- the lexA gene encoding transcriptional repressor LexA, with the protein MASDATGSIKGAVRDVDSAEADVHTLPEQPNGTEELSERQLKVLDAIRDWMRDHGYPPSVREIGDAVGLTSTSSVAYQLRVLERKGYLRRDPHRPRTVGVLVAGGEQNGGDLGAQTKPTYVPVVGRIAAGGPILAEESIEDVFPLPKEIVGEGSLFLLQVVGDSMIDLAITDGDWVAVRQQPDAENGDVVAAMIEGEATVKTFKRTEDHVWLVPHNQAYEPILGDDATILGKVVAVLRRL; encoded by the coding sequence GTGGCGAGTGATGCGACCGGTTCGATCAAGGGCGCCGTGCGCGACGTCGACAGCGCGGAGGCCGACGTGCACACGCTGCCGGAGCAGCCGAACGGCACCGAGGAGCTCAGCGAGCGGCAGCTGAAGGTGCTCGACGCCATCCGCGACTGGATGCGCGACCACGGTTACCCGCCGAGCGTCCGCGAGATCGGTGACGCCGTGGGGCTCACCTCGACCTCTTCGGTGGCCTACCAGCTCCGGGTGCTGGAGCGGAAGGGCTACCTGCGGCGCGACCCGCACCGCCCGCGCACCGTCGGTGTGCTGGTGGCGGGCGGCGAGCAGAACGGCGGAGACCTGGGCGCTCAGACCAAGCCGACCTACGTGCCGGTGGTCGGGCGAATCGCGGCGGGCGGTCCGATCCTCGCCGAGGAGTCGATCGAGGACGTCTTCCCGCTGCCGAAGGAAATCGTCGGCGAGGGCTCGCTGTTCCTGCTGCAGGTCGTCGGCGACTCGATGATCGACCTGGCGATCACCGACGGCGACTGGGTGGCGGTCAGGCAGCAGCCGGACGCCGAGAACGGCGACGTCGTCGCGGCGATGATCGAGGGTGAGGCGACCGTCAAGACGTTCAAGCGGACCGAGGACCACGTCTGGCTCGTTCCGCACAACCAGGCCTACGAGCCCATCCTCGGCGACGACGCGACCATCCTGGGCAAGGTCGTCGCGGTCCTGCGCAGGCTCTGA
- a CDS encoding LysM peptidoglycan-binding domain-containing protein → MCLASVGAFTFLMVLLVGLVGPGSGMGDEPVPAGTAVVQVRTGDTLWGLAERFAPASDPRLVVDRIAQMNGLNGVTAEVGRPLVVPMERP, encoded by the coding sequence ATGTGCCTGGCCTCGGTCGGTGCGTTCACGTTCCTCATGGTTCTGCTGGTCGGTCTCGTCGGGCCCGGTAGCGGGATGGGTGATGAGCCGGTGCCGGCCGGCACCGCCGTCGTGCAGGTGCGGACGGGCGACACCCTCTGGGGGTTGGCGGAGAGGTTCGCGCCCGCCAGCGACCCTCGCCTGGTCGTCGACCGGATCGCGCAGATGAACGGGCTGAACGGCGTGACGGCGGAGGTGGGTCGGCCCCTGGTGGTGCCGATGGAAAGACCGTGA
- the nrdR gene encoding transcriptional regulator NrdR encodes MRCPFCRGDDSRVVDSREVEDGQAIRRRRSCSGCGRRFTTIEELVLSVVKRSGVTEPFSREKVVRGVARACQGRPVEEDALQQLAHQVEDTVRSLGVSELPSHEVGLAILGPLRELDEVAYLRFASVYRAFSSVEDFEKEIADLRSLRGAARLPEGPEAAQGGPESKAGNGQAAGSGDPEGVKAEKSSE; translated from the coding sequence GTGCGGTGCCCATTCTGCCGTGGTGATGATTCGCGGGTCGTCGACTCCCGGGAAGTCGAGGACGGCCAGGCGATCCGGCGACGGCGGTCCTGCTCTGGCTGCGGCCGCAGGTTCACCACGATCGAGGAGCTCGTGCTCTCGGTGGTCAAGCGCTCCGGCGTCACCGAGCCTTTCAGCCGGGAGAAGGTCGTCCGCGGCGTCGCCCGGGCGTGCCAGGGCCGTCCGGTGGAGGAAGACGCGCTGCAGCAGCTCGCGCACCAGGTGGAGGACACCGTGCGCTCGCTGGGTGTGTCGGAGCTGCCCAGCCACGAGGTCGGGCTGGCGATCCTCGGACCGCTGCGCGAGCTGGACGAGGTGGCCTACCTCCGCTTCGCCAGCGTGTACCGGGCGTTCTCCTCGGTGGAGGACTTCGAGAAGGAGATCGCCGATCTGCGGTCGCTGCGCGGAGCCGCGCGGCTCCCGGAGGGTCCCGAAGCCGCCCAAGGCGGCCCCGAGAGCAAGGCGGGGAACGGGCAGGCAGCTGGATCGGGTGATCCCGAAGGTGTGAAGGCGGAGAAGAGCAGTGAGTAA